One region of Quercus lobata isolate SW786 chromosome 2, ValleyOak3.0 Primary Assembly, whole genome shotgun sequence genomic DNA includes:
- the LOC115978282 gene encoding E3 ubiquitin-protein ligase ATL4-like: MNNELLSLATKVFVMAIILSVTLLFGGILVLVLIHVCIVGRSFRRGFPNGNIDERGSTGSTSMSRDDLEKLPCFDYIAKDERSSPVDCAVCLENFKMGDKCRLLPICKHSFHAQCVDAWLLKTPICPLCRTCADLKKVGSILGEESSHFSDLSVDLRGSQTTESSHLSDIRIDLGESLAIESDHYSTTSIELGGSQAVENTHLNDVGIESQESHVNMVGSQLSSNHSPLPQIALAN, encoded by the coding sequence atgaataaTGAACTCTTGAGTTTGGCAACAAAGGTCTTTGTAATGGCAATTATCCTATCTGTCACACTTTTATTTGGTGGAATTTTGGTCTTGGTCTTAATCCATGTTTGTATTGTTGGAAGGTCCTTTAGAAGAGGATTCCCTAATGGAAATATCGATGAGAGAGGCAGCACTGGAAGCACAAGCATGTCCAGGGATGACTTAGAGAAGCTTCCTTGCTTTGATTACATAGCCAAAGATGAGAGAAGTAGCCCTGTGGATTGTGCAGTTTGCTTGGAGAACTTCAAGATGGGTGATAAGTGCAGATTATTGCCCATATGCAAGCACAGTTTTCATGCTCAGTGTGTGGATGCATGGCTTTTGAAGACACCTATTTGTCCACTTTGTAGAACCTGTGCTGACTTGAAGAAAGTCGGTTCAATTTTAGGTGAAGAAAGTAGTCATTTCAGTGATCTTAGTGTTGACTTGAGAGGGAGCCAAACTACAGAAAGTAGTCACCTAAGTGATATTAGGATTGATTTGGGAGAGAGCTTGGCCATAGAAAGTGACCATTATAGTACTACTAGCATAGAACTTGGAGGGAGCCAGGCAGTGGAAAACACCCATTTGAATGATGTTGGCATTGAATCACAAGAGAGCCATGTAAATATGGTTGGGAGTCAGTTGAGTTCCAACCACTCTCCTTTGCCCCAGATTGCCTTGGCAAACTGA